Proteins from a single region of Runella sp. SP2:
- a CDS encoding VOC family protein translates to MKDNYMTTVKPFLTVNNGKKAVEFYISAFGAIEKQRFEMPDKKLSSVIEIDKAEFYVGDEEPNNGNLSPDQNSSSPVRIILQTKNADELFKNALKFGATEICPMTTEDDWRIGKLKDPFGHIWEIGCIL, encoded by the coding sequence ATGAAAGATAATTACATGACAACAGTGAAGCCTTTTTTGACAGTAAACAATGGAAAAAAAGCTGTCGAATTTTATATTTCTGCTTTTGGAGCCATTGAAAAACAAAGATTTGAAATGCCAGACAAAAAACTGTCATCAGTAATTGAAATTGACAAAGCAGAATTTTATGTTGGCGACGAAGAACCGAATAATGGTAATCTAAGCCCCGACCAGAATTCAAGTAGCCCAGTTAGAATAATACTACAAACTAAAAATGCTGACGAATTATTCAAAAATGCACTAAAGTTCGGTGCAACAGAAATTTGTCCAATGACAACTGAAGATGATTGGAGAATAGGAAAACTGAAAGACCCATTTGGACACATTTGGGAAATTGGTTGCATCTTATAA
- a CDS encoding NADP-dependent oxidoreductase: MKAIQYQNFGASDVIAFSEVAQPEIKTQDDILIQVKAASINPLDLKIRMGYMQQIYPIQLPFIPGLDAAGIVVAVGDKVQNFKVGDEVMAVTMANAYAEFVVVHRQFVSHKPSNLSFEKAASLAVNIGTAENILFTEGKLEKGQKVFIQGAAGAVGATMVQLAKNQGLYVYATASGKGVEMVKELGADEVFDYKTTDIIAQNIEVDLVADCAGGQSQAQLFELLKKGGKLLSIAGMPSPELAQQHGVEARFVSANLMAKNLENGLQLVKEGKIKPVVTKTFPLEAAAQAQDFLAAGGVNGKVVLTVN, encoded by the coding sequence ATGAAAGCAATACAATACCAAAATTTTGGGGCATCAGATGTGATAGCGTTTAGCGAAGTTGCTCAACCAGAAATCAAAACGCAAGACGATATTTTAATTCAGGTAAAAGCCGCGAGTATCAACCCTTTAGATCTCAAAATTCGTATGGGATATATGCAACAAATATATCCTATTCAATTGCCATTTATCCCTGGACTGGATGCTGCGGGCATTGTGGTGGCCGTGGGCGATAAGGTGCAGAATTTTAAAGTAGGCGACGAAGTAATGGCCGTAACTATGGCGAATGCGTATGCCGAATTTGTCGTTGTGCATCGGCAATTTGTTTCTCACAAGCCGAGTAATCTATCTTTTGAAAAAGCGGCCTCTTTGGCGGTAAACATCGGCACCGCAGAAAATATATTGTTTACTGAAGGGAAATTGGAAAAAGGCCAAAAAGTGTTTATACAGGGAGCGGCTGGTGCAGTAGGTGCTACGATGGTGCAATTAGCAAAAAACCAGGGCCTTTATGTGTATGCCACTGCATCAGGAAAAGGTGTGGAAATGGTGAAAGAATTAGGGGCCGATGAAGTTTTTGATTATAAAACAACGGATATAATTGCACAAAATATTGAAGTAGATTTGGTAGCTGATTGTGCTGGAGGACAATCACAAGCCCAATTGTTTGAGTTGCTTAAAAAAGGGGGAAAATTGTTGAGTATTGCAGGAATGCCCTCACCAGAATTAGCCCAGCAACATGGTGTAGAAGCCCGATTTGTATCTGCAAACCTCATGGCTAAAAATCTAGAAAATGGATTGCAACTTGTGAAAGAAGGTAAAATCAAACCCGTTGTTACCAAAACGTTTCCATTGGAAGCAGCAGCACAAGCCCAAGATTTTCTCGCGGCTGGTGGCGTGAATGGTAAAGTAGTTTTGACGGTAAACTAA
- a CDS encoding GNAT family N-acetyltransferase, giving the protein MIIREAEIDDIKQIQIVRNSVTENTLSNPNLVTNEDCEEFITVRGKGWVCEIEKQIVGFAIADLKENNIWALFLDPKFEKKGIGQLLHKTMLDWYFTQTKNKVWLGTAFNTRAEKFYRKAGWTEVGIHGTKEIKFEMTYDDWKKVRTTNN; this is encoded by the coding sequence ATGATTATTAGAGAAGCTGAAATTGACGACATAAAACAGATTCAAATCGTAAGAAATTCTGTAACAGAAAACACTTTGTCAAACCCAAATCTGGTGACAAACGAAGATTGTGAAGAATTTATTACAGTTAGAGGAAAAGGTTGGGTCTGTGAAATTGAAAAACAAATTGTAGGTTTTGCAATTGCTGACTTGAAAGAAAACAATATCTGGGCTTTATTTTTAGACCCTAAATTTGAGAAGAAAGGTATCGGACAACTATTACACAAGACAATGTTGGATTGGTATTTTACACAGACAAAAAATAAGGTTTGGTTAGGAACAGCTTTTAACACAAGAGCAGAGAAATTTTATAGAAAAGCTGGTTGGACAGAAGTTGGAATTCACGGAACAAAAGAAATAAAATTTGAAATGACATATGATGATTGGAAAAAAGTCCGAACCACCAATAACTAA
- a CDS encoding helix-turn-helix domain-containing protein produces MKNTAVRKTKEFTPGNCPVVYCMNIIGGKWKPSILHMIRTDRNRYSILLKNITEISKQTLTNQLRELETDGIIERIIFPEIPPRVEYTITDYGKTLLPIIDSMYNWGRENMKTDNKGYCDKK; encoded by the coding sequence ATGAAAAACACGGCCGTTAGAAAGACAAAAGAGTTTACACCAGGGAATTGTCCTGTGGTGTATTGTATGAATATTATTGGTGGGAAATGGAAACCAAGTATTCTTCACATGATAAGAACAGACAGAAACCGCTATAGTATTTTACTTAAAAATATTACTGAAATAAGTAAGCAAACGTTGACCAACCAGCTAAGAGAATTGGAGACCGATGGAATCATTGAAAGGATAATTTTTCCAGAAATTCCACCAAGGGTAGAATATACCATCACTGACTATGGTAAAACGTTGCTCCCCATCATTGACAGTATGTACAACTGGGGGCGAGAAAATATGAAAACAGATAACAAAGGCTACTGTGATAAAAAATAA